The genomic window cagagccatgacagcggagctctggaagcgcaggtcggtcttgaagtcctgagcgatttctctcaccaggcgctggaagggcagcttgcggatcagcagctccgtcgatttctggtagcgacggatctctctcagagccacggtaccgggcctgtaacggtgaggcttcttcacgccgccggtggccggggcgctcttacgcgcagccttggtggccagctgcttcctgggggctttgcctccggtggatttacgggcggtctgcttggttcttgccattttgttgcttttctctgcgatcgggagaaagagtgaagctgtagagagacactctgcttttaaactGCGGAGCCAGCCGGGAAATGGTGACGCTGCTTCAGATCGGTGATAGGCTCCTCCTCGGGTACTGTCTGCTTGTTCGACAAAAGTGTCGACCATCCCCCGCTGCTCTGCTAGAGGCTTCTATTCTGGTTGGTCTGGCATGAACCGTCCCGCGCGATCCGCGTATATATAGGGGAGTGATCATGCTTTCCACCGCAGTTTATTTTGACGTGTGTTAGGAAACAATCTACATCCATAATGTCAGGCAGAGGCAAAACCGGCGGAAAGGCCAGAGCGAAGGCAAAGACTCGCTCTTCCCGCGCTGGGCTCCAGTTCCCAGTCGGTCGTGTTCACAGACTGCTGCGTAAAGGCAACTACGCACATCGCGTTGGTGCCGGCGCCCCCGTCTACCTGGCGGCTGTGCTGGAGTACCTcaccgctgagatcctggagctggctggaaacgccgcccgcgacaacaagaagagccgtatc from Platichthys flesus chromosome 22, fPlaFle2.1, whole genome shotgun sequence includes these protein-coding regions:
- the LOC133933519 gene encoding histone H2A-like, producing the protein MSGRGKTGGKARAKAKTRSSRAGLQFPVGRVHRLLRKGNYAHRVGAGAPVYLAAVLEYLTAEILELAGNAARDNKKSRIIPRHLQLAVRNDEELNKLLGGVTIAQGGVLPNIQAVLLPKKTEKAPKSK